Part of the Drosophila santomea strain STO CAGO 1482 chromosome 2L, Prin_Dsan_1.1, whole genome shotgun sequence genome is shown below.
GAGGATAAAATCCAGTGGGATGCTGAATTTTTTTGACATGAAGACAGCTTTGGAATGCGTTTCAAGCTTTTGATTgattcagttttttttttaaattgctATACGATTGTCAGGAATTTTCGCACGTGCAACTTAAGGGGTTTGAAACAGAGAACGAGGTCGGGGACAACAAATATTGATGcttatttctatttgtttcTCCAGGatttttattggtttatttACGCTTGACATTTTTGCTTGGCATTGGTGGGAATTCCTTGAGTTATTGACATTGATAAAGTATTTATGGATTGCTGTCCTGGGCAACCTTAAAACCATTTTTCTCAGCAATTTTAAGCTCTAAATTTAGTTCTCTAGTTCAACTGTCATGCTTTATGATTAAAAACGATAACACAAATGtcaagccaaaaataaattgttgaatttaaaattattcaaaaataaacatgGGTTGTGTGacgaaatttaaaaaatggattttattttcatgtgaaaataaaatcactgaaataaaaaaataacaagaaaaaaattaaattatttttaaatagaaattttaattggtATGCTCTTTCatgtgaaaataaaatcactaaaaataataaaaaaaattgaaaaataattatattattattaaagtgAAATTCAAATTGGTAAGCTCTTTCttaagaaaattaaatcaccgaaaaaaaaacaagaagattttattttaaaagtaaaattcaaatttgtaaGCTCTTTCTTATTAAAACTTTCAGTCTTAAGTCAATAATAATTATGTTGAAATCTTTAGATAAAgtgcaaaattaaataacgTAGCAATAAAAAGTTAGTAAAAGTTAATTTGTAGCTTTCATAAAATCCTAGCCTTTCTTcctttcaaaacattttccgtATTATGAACAAATGCGcataaaagttttaaatacaataGTCGTTTTTCGTATCtgtcatatttaatatatgcACACGATATTATTTAGGAAAATCCACTAAttgtttggttattttttaGGGCCGTATTTCGAGTTCCATTGACGACATTGTAATCGATGACGAAAGCGACGGCATTACTAAGATTTCACGTCACGTTCTCGTATTCTTTGAATACAATCGGCTGGCTCAAATTAAACACAGGCCACAACATTAATTTAGTAAACGTTTTTAAAGAGTTTTGCGGCACGGATACTCGAAACACACCGTTTGCACTCACTTTAAAATAGATTCCTGGAAACCGTTTGAGTTGCTGAATCAGATTCGGAATACTGTCAACTGTTGCACCTACTACTTGTTGAACACTGCGTGGTTGACTCGCGGAGCCGCCTCCTTTTATAAGGCCGGATCCGAAGTTAAACCCGATTCGCCATCGGTGGCCGATGACGAGCACGTCGATTTCAACGAGCCGATGTACTCGTAAAGGCGCCAAAAAATTGCGTAAAAGCTTCGACAAGCTTTCACTGGCCTTTAACTCCTGCTCCTTGTAATTGAAGCCAGCGCGGTTTTtatcaatgaaatattttcggGACATTTAAAAAGTTTCGCGCCTGTTGCGGCGATATTCGCGAATGACTAATGTCGCTGGCAATTATTCAGCAGGACGAAGATATACGCCGCTAAGTAGGCAACAAGTTGCGAAAAGACGTCACGGGGCAAGGTGATAAATAATATGCCGGGGGGGAAAGTGGTCTTTGTTGACAGCTCTGCTTACGGAAATGTATTTTGCATTGTTGGGTCACTCGATTCTGGGAATCTCGCCGTTGTGTGGAATTACTCGCTTCTTCAAAGGACCTGCCCCATGCATGACGCTGCGGAAATTCATGCAGACCAAAACCctgtttgaaaatatatttgcatattccaCGAATCgtcaaaatgaaattgcatGGCCATAGTTCATTGCAAAATGGTATTGTCATATGGGTGCATTTACAAAGGATCAGGCAAGgattatatttatagaatgATGATAAGTACTAGAAAGAGATTTAAACATCAAATATGGTAgcatattaaatttaattccaTTAAATTTATTCTTTAAGTCATTGAGTTTTTCTTCGTTTGCTGCCTAAACTTAAATGTCCTTGGCCTCCGCCAAAAGTCCATCCTTTCCGTGGCTCCCCGACTTTAACTGCAAATCCAAAGGAACACTGAGCAGGAATCGAGGGGTCTGGACATCCAGTCGGATGTCAACAACCGTCGCAGCCCGCAggccttaaaaaaaaatagaagacACTTTAATGTGAAATTGCCGTGAGTAATGGAGGACAGTCCAAACGATCCTTCGATGTTTTCGTTATTGTTttgagtgtgtatgtgtatgtgtatgtgcgtgttgtttttttttggcctaaAAGGCGGGCCAGGAAAATAAGCATATATAGGGTTTTCTTGCCAATCGCCTGGGGCAACAGAAGATGACACTTACCCTGAGAAAACCAATAATAGCCCGCTGAAAAGTTTAGGTGCTCGGGGGCAGGAGCAAGTGGCACTGAATGGAGGCTTCCTCATGTCATATTTTTGGCCAGGACCTGCTATTTATAGTCGGCATTCTTTCACTCTACGCCACTCCTTGTGGCAAGCGGGTTGTGCGACTTAAGTTGCATCAGTTCAAAGTACACCCCCCCAATTGGACACCGATTCATCCAAGTGCGTCACGCCCTTCTGGTTTGGCACATGCAATCTCGAAATCTCGCCATGTGCCGATATGCCAAACAAAATGATAAACAAATCAGCGCGCCTAATTAGTCGGAGAATTGTGGTTGGAGTTCTGGTTAGCAGAAActgatttaataaataaatatatttcatatatttttgtatttattttaaaacatttatttggtgaaactttttatttttaacatttatttttaaaaaatgtaagcttcatttaatttaaactaaaaaaGTTAAATCAAAAATCGTTATTCAAAATTCACCATACGTATGGTAATCATCGGGTAATTACGTATGTGTGTCAACTCAGCGAACTTTATCATTTGACAAATTCATTTTCTGCAATATCCTTGTTTGGGGATTCAATTTTCAGAACACTATATAAAGCCCGCATATCTTTCCGTATCGcgttggcaaatatttgtagCATACTTATCGACGTTGGTGTTGGCGAGTGAAAATGTGAAGTTGACTCACGCGTTTGATTTCGGATTTTTAGGCCGCTTTATTGGTGTTGTCATGCGGGCACTATCACCTCGTTACAGCTTTAATTAAACCCTATTGACAGTTATCAAGTTATCAACCTAAACGCTGTGATTGAGTGACGTTTCTCGAATCCTCTTGCTCTTTCGACGTTTAACAAAGTGTGTGGGTACCCCAGCCTAACTGATGTATGCACAATTTGATGAAATATCTGGAATCCCGATCCCGTGGATGGGAAACCAAATATTTTCCCAAATATTGTAGAACTCGCGAAAACTGCCCATCGAACGTAAAAATTGATTCACTCTATTGCTTCTCAGGCCTTGGCTGGCTCCTGGGCCTCGTGGTCCGAGGTGATCTCGAGGTCCTGCTcctccgccaccgcctcctcgcCCTCCTCCGGTGCCTCCACGAAAATCTGGCCCACGATGATCTCCTCGGCCAGTTGATACAGCTCGCGAATATCCTGTGGCAATTCGGTATAAATTATACAAGAAGGAGTAAGCTTTGATGGACCTACCTTGGCATTTCTGAGCGCCACGATCTTCTCATCCTCGAAGCGCAGCTGGTCGTACTGCTGCTTGGAGATGAGCAAGCCTCGATTGAACTCGTCCTCCATCTCGGCCTCCAGTTCCTCGGCGTACTGCTGCTTGGCCAGGGTCAGGCTGATGGCATCCTCGCTGATCACCGTCTCCTCGGACACGTCGGTGACATCGTCCAGATACTTGGTGTGCACCTCGCCGCCCTGGAAGTCATCGTCCTCCAGCGAAGGTTCCCGCACAATCATCTCGCCACTGGATCGATGGGCATCCTCGATGAGTTCGGTTAATTGCTGCGTGGTGACCGCCAGTTTCACATCCTTGAGCTTATCCTCCAGCTGGTTGCGAATACGCAGCTCGGTCTCCCGGAACTTTTGCCTAATTAGAGGCAACATATTTCTTAATATCAGAGTAAGCATATTTATTCAATCCCTATACCTGGCCTTCACTATATTCTGTATGTCCTGGGGATCCGACGAGTAGGGCTGGGATATACGCAGCGAACGCTCCTTCATTTTGGCACGCTCCTGTTCGAGGAACTCCTTCAGGCTCTTTTCGCACTCCCGCCAGTCTTCGTTTTCGATGCTGGAAAAGTGGGGAAGTTTCCTTTCATTAGCCTACATTCTGAAGCGAACTCACTAAACATTCAACTCATGCATATTAATGGCGAAATAAGAAACAGGGTTTAAGATTGCGCCCTGGGAACGAAGCGTTTTTATCATCATTTGGAGATACGCTTTCTTCGAAGGACTCAGTGGTTTTTGAAACTAAAAACTGAGTTGAATATACACCTTAACTAGGGTTGCCAATTTTGATTACTTTgtcatatttcatatttaaataatgttaTTTTTAGCACCTTTGTGCAGCAATAAAAGATAAATCTTTCCCAAGAAAATTTAGCCAAAATATTTAGCTAATctgtttacaaatttttatGGAACGCTCATTAAATTTAAGCGGCTTTTTCCATAGAATTTGAGTAAGTTTTTCTTAATACAATAAACTTTTCCTGGAACTTAGAGCATTTAGCCTCAGTCTATGATTTGCTGGAATTTCTCCGTCGACACCCACATTTTCCCACCCCCACCGAAGGCCGTTTAAGCCAGTGGGTTCATCTTTTTACAATACATGCAGCTTGGCccccctcttttttttcgtgttGCCCCAACTCGTTGGGGATAAAAAGCTTCGCCAGAAGGCGTCGAGCGTCAGCAAGGAATAATGTATtgttattcatttttaattttgccgGCATTTAATGGCGCCGGAGTTTAAGTTACTTACCGCAGCAGATCCATTCCCCTCTCCGCATCCTCCGTCCTGTACTGCTCCACCAACAATTTCTGCTGGCGCTGCCGCTCGCGTTTCTTGGCCAAGAGCTCGGCTTCCTTGGCGGCGTGTTGTAGCCGTTCCCGCTCCCATTTCACGCCCTGCTGCTTCAAACGCTCCGCATTCTTTTCCCGAGCGGTCTTTAGCTATTGGTTAGAAAAGGGGTTAAAACTTAAGTAAAGTCTAATCGGGAATCAAGCTCACCTTGGAGCGCTCCTTTTGGATCTCCATGTTGGCATCTTTGTTGACCATGAAAATGGGATCATCGGCCAGCTCGTCAGGTATTACGTCCGACTTGCCCTCGATAATCAGCATTCGTTCGCGCTCCACTTCTTTTAACTGcatattaaatcaaattattaaatatttttataataaagaTATTTCAATGAACTTTCTAAGCAATTTCTTAGCATATTAAGCGAAGAATAAACGTTATCTagcaacattaaatttgtgtAATAAAGCCAACTAAATTTAGTTTTCCCATCCAATAATATCGTTTGATGGCAGAGCAAGCCGTTGCCCTAAGAAAATGTTTGAACTTTATTAGCGGCGGGTCTGTGGTTGATATAAGCCGAAATGTGGCCAAGTGTGGGTGGTAATAAGCCTCTTTGTGGCTTACACATTGTATTGGGCTAAAACGAAGTTTGTGGTGTTTCCAAAATATCAATTTCTAAACCTCATCAACACTTCTCGACACCTTTCATCTGCcctttttcgcctttttggcGCATTGCGCGGTAATGATGAACGAAATGCAATCGGAAGCGTCAAGAAAGTTTACTTCATGGGCTCGGTATCATTGCAAAACTTCAGTcaactgcaattgcatttaAGGACACATCGGACAGACAGATCTCTAAGTATTCGTATCCGCAGTGAAGCACTTTGTACTTCATAGTTTTGGAGACTCGCATGTCTCGCCGACATAAAAGGCAACTTTTGCTATCTCTTCCCCTGCTTTCCACTCGTCTTCTGGTCTAATTTTTATTACTTTGACGGCTTGGATTTGCCATTTTCATGTCGGAGGCTCATTGGATTCAATTGTTTGGGCTTTGGGCCAGGCGCGCTGGAAAACAGAGAATAAGTAGGCGGTGTCGGCGTCATTGAAAAACTTCGGGACACTTTCGCTGCGCTGCCGTGAAAAGGAAAACTTGAAAAGGGTAGGCAAGTCAATGGTGTAAAAACACAGCTCAAGACTTTAAGTTACCGGATGCCAAGGTCTTAAGAACTAAAGAAAACCACCAAATAGAAATACCACCAAAAACGTAGTAAAGTTCTACATACAGGATATATTTCCTGTAAACATAGTATTAAATTATTCCAATTCCAATAAAAGTAAATACGAAAGAGGACATTATAACAAGCAGATTTGTAAAAAGTGAACATTTTTGGGAAATATTTAAGATATCGACTGGTTTATCCTATCGAAAAGCGAATACAACCCGGTCTCACCCTCGGAAATAAATGTTCTACGTGACTCTCCCTGGCGACAAATTTGTTTAGGACTCTCGTCTCATATTTTCCCCTTTCTAAACTtcatgaaaattaaattaccaGCCAAGCAAATTGGTCACATTTGTGTTTGGATTCCAAAAGGGGTTAATTGGGTTGCCCGGATTAGAAAGTATCCATTCCTTACCTCACGGGCGCGAATGCGGGACAGCAGCTGTTTGCGGTAATCCTCGTCGATCCGTTGCCGCAGCTCCTTCATGTAGCTTCGGTCCGTCAGCTTGACCACATTGGTGCCCATCAGACGCTCCAGGCGGGCGCTAATGCGCGGCAAATTGAAACTGAAACGGAAAAGTTGCGGCAAGGTGAGCGGAAAATTCGGGCGGAGATATGAAAAAATGTGCGCAATCATAATGAAAAGAACAAATGGGAGACAAGTCAATGTTAATGGCTTCTAGCAAATGTAAGCCCGTAAATTCTACGCTTAATTACAGGCTCAACCTTCACCACCCCCACCTGGCGGTGCCATCAACTTACCCACACACCTAGGTGGGAAAATCCCACATGGGTCGTCCGCTGAAGGCGTTTTAGCGCTTGTAACTGTTGGTAACGAATGAGGTCGGGCCGCATTCTCGGCCTGTTACTATAGCGCTGCTCACTCGCTGCGTTCGCCAACTGCCGCCAGTATATTATTTTGGTTGCCAAACACCCGAAACCGACAACACAAGGACAAGAAGTCGTTCCCCAACTGCTTCGTTCCCAGCACAATGGGCCAAACGAAAGATGGCTCTTATGAAATTTGTGAGACTAAAGTGCCAATGAACCAGAACCGATTCTCTTAAGAGGTCTCCGAAAAAAACGCATCTTAATTCACATATGGTCAGTTTAACGTAGATTGCTTAATGTAGCTATAAAACATGTTTGTTTTATCTAAAACATAATGCACTATATTGGAAAACCTGGCTAAGGTTTAACAAACTGCTCCACTGTTCTCCCAAGTTTTTCTTATACTTTTCACGTGATATGCACACCAGCCAACAAGACTAACAACAACCATATAAACCTCACCTTCCAGCACCCCAAAAATTGTTGGGCGTAATGTTAGACATGCAGGGCAGGATGGGACTGTGTAGAAGAGAACCCACAGAAGGATTCATGGATAAGCGGTGGACAAAGCGGGGGAAGACTGTCTCGGCTCGTCAGACTTTTAGACTTTCGCTAGGCTTTTTAGCAATGGCTCACATGGTGGTCcttctttcttctttctttttgcgGTTCTATATGGTAAATAGGTATTTTATTTCTACATGCTATAAAGCAACTTAATGCGGGCAGGTCATGAGACTTGTGCACTCATCTAACAAACATCAGCGTACCCGTACTCGTGCCATGTGGCTTTCGAAATTCATCATGGGAAGATTAGTCAGTCCTAGTTAATGCTTGTCGCTTAGTTGACAATTATATGGGTTAGTTTATAGGGATTCTTATTCAGGCGTTTTCTTGGATCGAAGCCAAGATTGCTTTGCCACCCCAAGCACCCAATAAAAAATCATTCAATTCGAGCTGGCTATTAACAGAACACATTTTTAACAGAAACAATGTTGTCTTTGATGTTGCCACGAAAATCGTAACTGGCAATAGTTCAAAGTCATCAAAGTTCAATTCAATCAATTTTCAATCACAAGCAGGTGAGGAAAGTAAAATTCTACCCCAGTTGGCATTGACATTGATAATGAAATTTCAGGACATCAATGGGTGTTGTCGTCGTATCAATAACCCGGCTCATGTCACATGCTACATGCTACATGCataaattacgtatacgccacgaCGGCCAAAGGGGTTGCGGTAAGAAAGCAGTCTGTCATGTCTGTGCCCTAGAAAATCCCGAGTTGCAAGCCTCAATTTATGACCCGCTCGCCATAAACAAGGAAACCCCTTCGTTTGTATCAGTTCCTGTGATAGTTCACATCTTTTTATTGCAACTTCCGCGAAACTTCTCGAGTGCAACTCCCGTGACATTTGCAACGGTCGCATCCGCTGCTGTCACCATTCTTCGGGTGGGCCATGATTTACGGCTCGCCCACCTGGGATTCCCCTGCCATTAACCCATTTCTGCATAGTGTAGTGTGCGTGGGCGCCGAGTGGGTTAACATAGCATATCCGATTGCCTTTGGCCATTTGTGG
Proteins encoded:
- the LOC120458810 gene encoding probable DNA double-strand break repair Rad50 ATPase, producing MGTNVVKLTDRSYMKELRQRIDEDYRKQLLSRIRARELKEVERERMLIIEGKSDVIPDELADDPIFMVNKDANMEIQKERSKLKTAREKNAERLKQQGVKWERERLQHAAKEAELLAKKRERQRQQKLLVEQYRTEDAERGMDLLRIENEDWRECEKSLKEFLEQERAKMKERSLRISQPYSSDPQDIQNIVKARQKFRETELRIRNQLEDKLKDVKLAVTTQQLTELIEDAHRSSGEMIVREPSLEDDDFQGGEVHTKYLDDVTDVSEETVISEDAISLTLAKQQYAEELEAEMEDEFNRGLLISKQQYDQLRFEDEKIVALRNAKDIRELYQLAEEIIVGQIFVEAPEEGEEAVAEEQDLEITSDHEAQEPAKA